The following coding sequences are from one Collimonas arenae window:
- the cysS gene encoding cysteine--tRNA ligase has protein sequence MELHLYDSWERRVRPFESIVPGRVGLYCCGPTVYDYAHIGNLRTYIFEDLLRRTLQFNGYQVQHVINITDVGHLVSDADDGEDKMEKGSRRTGKSAWDIAAFYSAAFMADFHALNLLEPETWCRATEYLPQQIAFIATLEQKGYTYRTADGIYFDTAKQSDYGYMARLDRHALQAGVRVALGDKRSATDFALWKFSPPDVQRQMEWDSPWGRGFPGWHIECSAMSAAHLGSWFDIHCGGEDHIAVHHSNEIAQTQACHGTRLANFWMHGYFLQTGSEKMSKSSGEFLRLQTLLDRGIDPLAYRYLCLSAHYRSQLEFSWDGLQAAAIGLQRLRDAYHRWPQGGHVDDAWLLRFRSEVNNDLNFPRALALMWELVRSDSDAATCRATLRAMDDVLGLDLDNWRPAIVEVPEAVTQLAAQRQAARSARQWQEADRLRELIRASGFLVEDTAAGPALKPVLQGVAHDS, from the coding sequence CGCGCACATCGGCAATTTGCGTACTTACATCTTCGAAGACTTGTTGCGCCGGACGCTGCAGTTCAACGGCTACCAGGTGCAGCATGTGATCAACATCACCGATGTCGGCCACCTGGTATCGGACGCCGACGATGGCGAAGACAAGATGGAAAAAGGTAGCCGCCGTACCGGCAAGAGCGCATGGGATATCGCGGCGTTCTACAGTGCTGCGTTCATGGCGGATTTCCACGCACTTAATCTGCTGGAGCCGGAAACCTGGTGCCGCGCCACCGAATACCTGCCGCAACAAATCGCTTTCATCGCAACGCTGGAACAGAAGGGTTATACCTATCGCACCGCCGACGGCATCTACTTCGATACCGCCAAGCAAAGCGATTACGGTTACATGGCGCGGCTGGATCGCCATGCGCTGCAGGCTGGCGTTCGCGTCGCGCTGGGCGACAAGCGCAGCGCCACCGATTTCGCGCTATGGAAATTCAGTCCGCCCGATGTGCAACGGCAGATGGAATGGGATAGCCCCTGGGGGCGAGGTTTTCCCGGTTGGCATATCGAATGCTCGGCGATGTCGGCAGCGCATCTTGGCAGCTGGTTCGATATCCATTGCGGCGGCGAAGACCATATCGCGGTCCATCACAGCAATGAAATCGCCCAGACCCAGGCTTGCCACGGCACGCGCCTGGCAAACTTCTGGATGCACGGCTATTTCTTGCAGACCGGCAGCGAAAAGATGTCCAAGTCCAGTGGAGAATTCCTGCGGTTGCAGACGTTGCTGGATCGCGGCATCGATCCGCTGGCTTATCGTTACCTGTGCCTGAGCGCGCACTATCGCAGCCAGCTGGAATTCAGCTGGGATGGATTGCAGGCAGCCGCCATCGGCTTGCAGCGTTTGCGTGATGCCTATCATCGCTGGCCGCAAGGTGGCCACGTCGACGACGCATGGTTGCTGCGTTTTCGCAGCGAGGTCAATAACGACCTGAATTTTCCGCGCGCGTTGGCGCTGATGTGGGAGCTGGTGCGTAGCGATAGCGACGCTGCGACCTGCAGGGCGACCTTGCGTGCGATGGATGACGTGTTGGGACTGGATCTGGATAATTGGCGTCCGGCGATTGTGGAAGTGCCGGAAGCGGTGACGCAGCTTGCCGCCCAACGCCAGGCCGCGCGCTCAGCGCGGCAATGGCAGGAAGCCGATCGCTTGCGCGAGCTGATCCGTGCGTCTGGTTTTCTGGTGGAAGATACTGCCGCGGGGCCTGCGCTGAAACCGGTGCTGCAAGGCGTGGCGCATGACAGCTGA
- a CDS encoding NAD(P)/FAD-dependent oxidoreductase encodes MNNITAGQALPPSLWAATAAPAAPTPPLAASRKADVIIIGGGFTGLSTALHLAQASVDVCLLEASEPGWGASGRNGGQVIPGLKYDPDELNVMFGSKKGELLIDTIGKAADTVYDLIDRYRIECDATRNGWIQPAHSDKVMRTLEKRARQWAERGAPVEVLTRDGVARRIGTPAYVGGWIDRRAGSIQPLSYCRGLVRAAQSHGAAIHGNTLVSGLQRQDGQWRVDTAAGLSVTAERVVIATNGYTGDLWPRLKQSVIAANSFIVATKPLSAQLGDSILAGREVVSDSRRLLLYYRRDAHGRLLMGGRGPFADPQGAQDFSHLERSLALLFPQLSGIEYEFRWAGRVAITRDFLPHVHEPAAGLTIALGYNGRGIAMASTMGRCLAQRLLHTDATFPFPISTIQPIPFHGLQRFYIAAGVAYYSILDKFS; translated from the coding sequence ATGAACAACATCACTGCAGGACAAGCGTTGCCTCCTTCATTATGGGCGGCGACCGCCGCGCCGGCCGCACCGACACCGCCGCTGGCGGCCTCGCGCAAGGCTGATGTGATCATCATCGGCGGCGGTTTCACCGGGCTCTCCACGGCCCTGCATCTGGCCCAGGCCAGCGTCGACGTCTGCCTGCTGGAGGCGTCCGAACCGGGTTGGGGCGCCTCCGGCCGTAACGGCGGCCAGGTGATTCCCGGCTTGAAATACGATCCCGACGAATTGAACGTGATGTTTGGCAGTAAAAAGGGTGAGCTGCTGATCGACACCATCGGCAAGGCTGCCGATACCGTGTACGACCTGATCGACCGATATCGCATCGAATGCGATGCCACCCGCAACGGCTGGATCCAGCCGGCGCATTCAGACAAGGTGATGCGCACGCTGGAAAAGCGTGCCCGGCAATGGGCTGAACGCGGCGCGCCGGTTGAAGTGCTGACGCGCGACGGCGTTGCCCGACGCATCGGCACACCGGCCTACGTCGGCGGCTGGATCGACCGCCGTGCCGGCAGCATCCAGCCGCTCAGCTATTGCCGCGGCCTGGTGCGGGCGGCGCAATCGCACGGCGCCGCCATCCATGGCAACACGCTGGTATCCGGCCTGCAACGGCAGGATGGTCAATGGCGCGTCGACACTGCCGCCGGCCTGAGCGTAACAGCCGAGCGAGTGGTGATCGCCACCAACGGCTACACCGGTGATTTGTGGCCGCGCCTCAAGCAATCGGTGATTGCCGCCAATAGTTTCATCGTCGCCACCAAGCCGCTTTCCGCACAATTGGGCGACAGCATCCTGGCCGGCCGCGAAGTGGTGTCCGATTCGCGGCGCCTGCTGCTGTACTACCGGCGCGACGCCCACGGCCGCCTGCTGATGGGCGGCCGCGGCCCGTTTGCCGATCCGCAAGGAGCGCAGGATTTCAGCCACCTGGAACGATCGCTGGCACTGCTGTTTCCGCAGCTGAGCGGCATCGAATACGAATTCCGCTGGGCCGGACGAGTAGCGATCACGCGCGATTTCCTGCCGCACGTGCACGAACCCGCCGCTGGCCTGACGATTGCACTCGGCTACAACGGCCGCGGCATCGCGATGGCCTCAACTATGGGCCGCTGCCTGGCGCAGCGCCTGCTGCACACGGATGCGACATTCCCATTCCCGATCAGCACGATACAGCCGATCCCATTCCACGGCCTGCAGCGTTTCTACATCGCGGCCGGTGTTGCGTACTACAGCATCCTCGACAAATTTTCCTGA
- a CDS encoding amino acid ABC transporter ATP-binding protein, producing the protein MIEVKQIHKRFGEHEVLKGVSLQVAAGEVVCLIGPSGSGKSTVLRCINGLETYEGGEILIEGERVDSKSSTIHQLRTHVGMVFQRFNLFPHRTVLENVMEGPVYVNKIAPATAKKEALALLDKVGLAQRADAYPNQLSGGQQQRVAIARALAMKPKAILFDEPTSALDPELVGEVLAVMRNLADDGMTMIVVTHEMGFARDVADRVCFLHSGTIVEEGAAKQVLSAPQHARTKDFLRRVLGQDQGQQAGAPASN; encoded by the coding sequence ATGATTGAAGTCAAACAAATCCACAAACGCTTCGGCGAACACGAAGTATTGAAAGGCGTCTCGCTGCAGGTCGCCGCTGGTGAAGTGGTATGCCTGATCGGCCCATCCGGCTCCGGCAAATCGACCGTCCTGCGTTGCATCAACGGCCTCGAAACCTATGAAGGCGGCGAGATCCTGATCGAAGGCGAACGAGTCGACAGCAAATCGTCCACCATCCACCAGTTGCGCACCCATGTCGGCATGGTATTCCAGCGCTTTAACCTGTTCCCGCATCGCACCGTACTGGAGAACGTGATGGAAGGGCCGGTCTACGTCAACAAGATCGCACCGGCTACCGCAAAGAAAGAAGCGCTGGCCTTGCTCGACAAAGTCGGCCTGGCGCAACGCGCCGATGCTTATCCGAATCAACTGTCAGGCGGCCAGCAGCAGCGCGTGGCGATTGCTCGCGCATTGGCGATGAAGCCGAAAGCGATCCTGTTCGACGAGCCGACTTCTGCGCTCGATCCGGAACTGGTGGGTGAGGTGTTGGCCGTCATGCGCAACCTGGCCGACGACGGCATGACCATGATCGTTGTCACGCACGAAATGGGTTTCGCGCGTGATGTCGCCGACCGCGTTTGCTTCCTGCACAGCGGCACCATTGTCGAAGAAGGCGCGGCGAAACAGGTATTGAGCGCGCCGCAACATGCACGCACCAAGGATTTCCTGCGCCGCGTACTTGGTCAGGACCAGGGCCAGCAAGCCGGCGCGCCAGCGTCAAATTAA
- a CDS encoding amino acid ABC transporter permease, protein MLIQNVMDFLPILLRGAVVTVEVTFYSLILSTVLGLLLALMKLSQLRPVSWFAASFINIIRGLPIIVQLFYIYFVLPELGIQLSAFQAGVIGLGIAYSVYQAENFRAGIEAVDPGQIEAAQSIGMRRAMIMRRVVLPQAFRIALPPYGNTLVMMLKDSSLVSTITVLEMTRAGQMIASSTFQNMTVYTMVALMYLLLSLPLVLLTRRLEARFGQGKRK, encoded by the coding sequence ATGCTGATCCAGAACGTCATGGATTTCTTGCCTATCCTACTGCGCGGTGCAGTGGTCACGGTGGAAGTCACCTTTTACTCATTGATCCTCAGCACCGTGCTGGGCCTGCTCCTGGCGCTGATGAAATTGTCGCAGCTACGGCCGGTGTCATGGTTCGCGGCCAGTTTCATCAACATCATCCGCGGCTTGCCGATCATCGTGCAGCTGTTCTACATCTATTTCGTCCTGCCGGAACTGGGCATCCAGCTGAGCGCATTCCAGGCCGGCGTGATCGGCCTCGGCATCGCTTACTCGGTGTACCAGGCAGAAAATTTCCGCGCCGGTATCGAAGCGGTTGATCCGGGCCAGATCGAAGCCGCACAGTCGATCGGCATGCGCAGAGCGATGATCATGCGCCGCGTGGTGTTGCCGCAGGCGTTTCGCATCGCGTTGCCACCGTATGGCAACACCTTGGTGATGATGCTCAAGGATTCGTCGCTGGTGTCTACCATCACCGTGTTGGAGATGACCCGCGCCGGGCAAATGATCGCCTCGTCGACCTTTCAGAACATGACCGTGTACACCATGGTGGCGTTGATGTATTTGCTGTTGAGCCTGCCGCTGGTGCTGCTGACGCGACGGCTGGAGGCGCGCTTTGGACAGGGGAAGCGGAAATGA
- a CDS encoding ABC transporter substrate-binding protein gives MKQLIQRLTKATVLLVAAAGASASIAQTSFTVGATSTGVPFTFLDVKTNKLQGMMVDTVTAVGKNAGFSVNIQQTPFSALIPSLTSNKIDIIAAAMLKTAARAQIVDFSDPVYSYGEGLFVNAEDKRTYKTLDDLKGEIVGAQVGTIFIDALNKKGGFKEVRVYDAVADMMRDVALGRIKAGFGDRPIVAYQLSQGANPQVRLVKEYQPTLVGDVCLVVRKGDHQLLERLNKAIATAKADGTLAKIIQQWNLN, from the coding sequence ATGAAACAGCTGATCCAACGCCTCACCAAGGCAACCGTCCTGCTGGTGGCAGCCGCCGGCGCCTCGGCCAGCATCGCGCAGACTTCGTTCACGGTGGGCGCTACCTCCACCGGCGTGCCGTTCACTTTTCTCGATGTCAAAACCAACAAGCTGCAGGGCATGATGGTTGATACCGTGACCGCCGTCGGAAAAAATGCCGGCTTCAGCGTCAACATCCAGCAAACCCCGTTCTCGGCCCTGATCCCTTCGCTCACGTCCAACAAGATCGACATCATCGCCGCCGCCATGTTGAAAACCGCGGCGCGCGCGCAAATCGTCGATTTCAGCGACCCGGTCTATTCGTATGGCGAAGGCCTGTTCGTCAACGCGGAAGACAAACGCACTTACAAGACACTGGACGACCTGAAAGGCGAAATCGTCGGCGCCCAGGTCGGCACGATTTTCATTGACGCCCTCAACAAGAAAGGCGGCTTCAAGGAAGTGCGCGTGTATGACGCCGTCGCCGACATGATGCGCGACGTCGCCTTGGGCCGCATCAAGGCAGGCTTCGGCGATCGCCCGATCGTAGCCTACCAGCTATCGCAAGGCGCCAATCCGCAAGTGCGCCTGGTCAAGGAATACCAACCGACATTGGTCGGCGATGTCTGCCTGGTCGTGCGCAAGGGCGATCATCAGTTACTGGAACGGCTCAACAAGGCGATCGCAACCGCCAAGGCCGACGGCACGCTGGCCAAAATCATCCAGCAGTGGAATTTGAACTAA
- a CDS encoding IclR family transcriptional regulator, whose protein sequence is MKDQPSQEVADALFNQSLEKGLAVLRAFDARRRTMTLAEVAEATAITKSSAQRMIYTLEALGYVKKHATTRRYQLTPKVMEIGYNYLEADTLVDVANPFLAELATTTGETTNMTEPYETQMVYVARFVGHQFIPIHMPIGSRIPMYCTGSGRAYLSTLAPADARALLQSGPLTARTPHTRTNVDDIMALLATARERGYACNNEELFLGDMTIAAPIISNQGAAVAAVHVVTPTSRWTLEEVEKKIGPLVLECARSISNSIRTLT, encoded by the coding sequence ATGAAGGACCAACCATCGCAAGAAGTTGCTGACGCTTTGTTCAACCAGTCGCTGGAAAAAGGCCTGGCGGTGTTGCGCGCGTTCGACGCCCGGCGCCGCACCATGACGCTGGCCGAAGTGGCCGAGGCCACTGCAATCACCAAAAGCTCGGCGCAGCGCATGATCTACACGCTGGAAGCGCTCGGTTATGTGAAAAAGCATGCGACCACGCGGCGTTACCAATTGACGCCGAAAGTGATGGAGATCGGCTACAACTACCTGGAAGCCGATACGCTGGTCGATGTCGCCAATCCGTTCCTGGCAGAGCTGGCCACCACCACCGGCGAAACCACCAACATGACGGAGCCGTACGAGACCCAGATGGTGTACGTGGCGCGCTTTGTCGGTCATCAATTCATTCCGATCCACATGCCGATCGGCAGCCGCATTCCGATGTATTGCACCGGTTCCGGCCGCGCCTACCTGAGCACGCTGGCGCCGGCCGATGCACGCGCACTGCTGCAGTCGGGACCGCTGACGGCCCGCACGCCGCATACCCGCACCAATGTCGACGACATCATGGCGTTGCTGGCGACGGCACGCGAGCGCGGCTACGCCTGCAACAACGAAGAACTGTTCCTGGGAGACATGACGATTGCAGCGCCGATCATCAGCAATCAAGGCGCGGCAGTGGCGGCGGTCCATGTGGTGACGCCGACCAGCCGCTGGACGCTGGAAGAGGTGGAGAAAAAAATCGGGCCGCTAGTGCTGGAATGCGCACGCTCGATCAGTAATTCGATCCGTACGCTGACTTGA
- a CDS encoding CoA-acylating methylmalonate-semialdehyde dehydrogenase, whose translation MNTPQINHFINGAPVTGRSERYSDVYNPATGAVVAQVALASVKEVEQAVASARAAFPTWSETSPLRRARIMFKFKELLEQNHDKLAALITREHGKVFSDAKGEVVRGIEVVEFACGIPHLLKTSHTDNIGGGIDNWNLRQPLGVVAGITPFNFPVMVPMWMFPVALACGNCFVLKPSERDPSASLLIADLLQQAGLPEGVFSVVQGDKVAVDALLAHPDVQALSFVGSTPIAEYIYTEGAKHGKRVQALGGAKNHLVVMPDADLDQAVDALIGAAYGSAGERCMAISVAVAVGDVADRLVERLAERAAALKIGNGDQADSEMGPLVTGAHKAKVEAYIAKGVEEGAKLLVDGRGLRVTGHENGFFVGGTLFDHVTPDMTIYKEEIFGPVLAVVRVPDLARAVELINAHEFGNGVSLFTSDGGVARAFSRQIQVGMVGINVPIPVPMAWHSFGGWKRSLFGDHHAYGEEGIRFYTRYKSIMQRWPDSIGKGAEFTMPVAK comes from the coding sequence TTGAACACACCACAAATCAATCACTTCATCAACGGCGCGCCAGTCACCGGCCGCTCCGAACGCTATTCCGACGTCTACAACCCGGCCACCGGCGCGGTAGTTGCCCAGGTTGCACTGGCTTCCGTGAAGGAAGTCGAACAGGCAGTTGCCAGCGCCCGTGCGGCGTTTCCAACCTGGTCCGAAACCTCGCCGCTGCGCCGCGCGCGCATCATGTTCAAGTTCAAGGAGCTGCTGGAACAGAACCATGACAAGCTGGCCGCGCTGATCACGCGCGAGCACGGCAAGGTATTTTCCGACGCCAAGGGTGAAGTGGTGCGCGGCATCGAAGTGGTCGAGTTCGCTTGCGGCATTCCGCATCTGCTGAAAACCAGCCACACCGATAACATCGGCGGCGGCATCGACAACTGGAACCTGCGCCAACCGCTCGGCGTAGTGGCCGGCATCACACCGTTCAACTTTCCAGTGATGGTGCCGATGTGGATGTTCCCGGTAGCGCTGGCCTGCGGCAATTGCTTCGTCCTGAAACCCTCCGAACGCGATCCGTCGGCCAGCCTGCTGATCGCCGACCTGCTGCAGCAAGCAGGGCTGCCGGAGGGCGTTTTCAGCGTAGTGCAGGGTGACAAGGTGGCGGTCGATGCGCTGCTGGCTCACCCTGATGTGCAGGCACTGTCGTTCGTCGGCTCGACACCGATTGCAGAATATATCTACACTGAAGGCGCAAAACACGGCAAGCGTGTGCAAGCGTTGGGCGGCGCCAAGAACCATCTGGTGGTGATGCCGGATGCCGATCTCGACCAGGCGGTCGACGCCCTGATCGGCGCCGCTTACGGCTCGGCCGGCGAACGCTGTATGGCGATCTCGGTGGCAGTGGCGGTCGGCGATGTGGCCGACCGGCTGGTAGAGCGCTTGGCAGAGCGCGCGGCGGCGCTGAAGATCGGCAATGGCGACCAGGCCGATTCGGAAATGGGGCCGCTGGTCACTGGCGCGCACAAGGCCAAGGTCGAGGCGTATATCGCCAAGGGCGTGGAAGAGGGCGCCAAACTGCTGGTTGATGGCCGCGGCTTGCGCGTTACCGGCCATGAGAACGGTTTCTTCGTCGGCGGCACGCTGTTCGACCACGTCACGCCGGACATGACCATCTACAAGGAAGAGATTTTCGGGCCGGTGCTGGCGGTGGTGCGGGTGCCGGACCTGGCCCGTGCGGTCGAACTGATCAACGCCCATGAGTTCGGCAATGGCGTTTCCCTGTTCACTAGCGACGGCGGCGTGGCGCGCGCGTTCTCGCGGCAAATCCAGGTCGGCATGGTCGGCATCAACGTGCCGATTCCCGTGCCGATGGCCTGGCATTCGTTCGGCGGTTGGAAGCGCTCGCTGTTTGGCGATCACCACGCCTACGGCGAGGAAGGCATCCGCTTCTATACGCGCTACAAGAGCATCATGCAGCGCTGGCCGGACAGCATTGGCAAGGGTGCTGAGTTCACGATGCCGGTTGCGAAATAA
- a CDS encoding PLP-dependent aminotransferase family protein produces MTDIPPSRFNLQLDRQSALGLVEQVVAGLGRLIDSGKLRPGERLPSIRQFAQEQGVSNSTVVEAYERLVAAGLLLARRGSGFFIAKRDVTERSGLPPIQLNPVIDSAWLFSEVFADERVPIKAGCGWLPSSMLDGEGLHAAERRIIRSPGAQQVGYGHPYGYAPLRQTIAKSFATWSLDIAPEQVVTTHGVTQALDLIMRTLVKPGDTVFIEEPGYCNLIAMLRLANIDVIGVPRTVSGVDLERLEELAQIHRPKIFFTNPVLQNPTGTTYTPACAMRVLQAAERHGFWVVEDDLYRELAQATDPMLAALDGLRRVIYVSGFSKTIAPSLRLGFIVCQADLAREFARTKMVLTLTNSEITERLVYNALTEGHHRRHVERLAGTLLTAQAQVSARLEDVGLLPFAPARGGMFYWARMPHSTLSANEIGDQALKQGIWLAPGEFFHVSQPEHAWFRFNVAFSDVAKLSDFFRKLTAAG; encoded by the coding sequence ATGACGGATATCCCACCTTCCCGTTTCAACCTGCAGCTGGATCGGCAATCGGCCCTTGGCCTGGTCGAACAAGTGGTGGCTGGCCTCGGCCGCCTGATCGACAGCGGCAAGTTGCGGCCTGGCGAGCGCCTGCCGTCGATTCGTCAGTTCGCTCAGGAACAGGGCGTCAGTAATTCAACCGTGGTCGAAGCCTACGAACGGCTGGTGGCTGCCGGCCTGCTGCTGGCGCGGCGCGGCTCCGGCTTTTTCATCGCCAAGCGCGATGTGACGGAGCGCAGCGGCTTGCCGCCGATCCAGTTGAACCCGGTGATCGATTCGGCCTGGCTATTTTCTGAAGTGTTTGCCGACGAGCGGGTGCCGATCAAGGCCGGTTGCGGCTGGCTGCCGAGCAGCATGCTCGACGGCGAGGGTTTGCACGCGGCAGAGCGGCGCATCATCCGCTCGCCCGGCGCGCAGCAGGTCGGCTACGGCCACCCATACGGCTACGCGCCGCTGCGCCAGACCATCGCCAAATCGTTCGCCACCTGGTCGCTCGATATCGCGCCGGAGCAGGTCGTCACCACCCACGGCGTGACGCAGGCGTTGGACCTGATCATGCGCACGCTGGTCAAGCCCGGTGACACCGTGTTCATTGAAGAGCCCGGCTACTGCAACCTAATCGCCATGCTGCGGCTGGCGAATATCGACGTGATCGGCGTGCCGCGCACCGTCAGCGGCGTCGACCTGGAGCGGCTGGAAGAACTGGCGCAGATCCATCGGCCGAAAATCTTCTTCACCAATCCTGTCCTGCAAAACCCGACCGGCACCACCTACACTCCCGCCTGTGCGATGCGCGTACTGCAAGCCGCCGAGCGGCATGGCTTCTGGGTGGTCGAGGATGATCTGTACCGCGAACTGGCGCAAGCCACCGATCCGATGCTGGCGGCGCTGGACGGCTTGCGGCGGGTGATTTACGTCAGCGGGTTTTCCAAAACCATCGCGCCGTCGCTGCGGCTAGGCTTCATCGTCTGCCAGGCCGATCTGGCGCGTGAGTTTGCGCGCACCAAGATGGTATTGACGCTGACCAATTCAGAAATCACCGAACGGCTGGTCTACAACGCCCTCACCGAAGGCCATCATCGGCGCCACGTCGAGCGCCTTGCCGGCACCTTGCTGACTGCGCAGGCGCAGGTCAGCGCCCGGCTGGAAGACGTCGGCCTGCTGCCGTTCGCGCCAGCTCGCGGCGGCATGTTCTATTGGGCGCGCATGCCGCACAGCACGCTCAGCGCCAACGAAATCGGCGACCAGGCCTTAAAGCAAGGAATCTGGCTGGCGCCCGGTGAATTTTTCCACGTATCGCAGCCAGAACATGCTTGGTTCCGCTTCAATGTGGCGTTTTCGGATGTGGCGAAGCTGTCGGATTTTTTCAGGAAGTTGACGGCGGCGGGCTGA
- a CDS encoding DUF3297 family protein codes for MNDTQNRPPLPDRLSVDPRSPYYNAAIFEHDVGIKLNDKERFEVEEYCISEGWIKIPAGKALDRKGNPLMTKVKGKVEPFYR; via the coding sequence ATGAACGATACTCAAAACCGCCCCCCACTTCCTGATCGGCTCTCAGTCGATCCTCGTAGCCCTTACTATAATGCGGCCATATTTGAACATGATGTTGGTATCAAACTCAACGATAAAGAGCGCTTCGAAGTTGAGGAATATTGCATCAGCGAGGGATGGATTAAAATCCCGGCCGGAAAGGCGCTAGATCGGAAGGGCAACCCCTTGATGACTAAAGTCAAAGGCAAGGTCGAACCCTTTTATCGGTAG
- a CDS encoding helix-turn-helix domain-containing protein: MSGFHSTPCSAMAPGVTIPRHVHAQAYATIVLDGGYQEAGDGGRWDVRSGDVLLHAPFSAHWDRVTLRGARVLNLPLPVPIQFSACGQVDDLDLVIRLIMRDQAEAATALMQNWRQTQNALNDAPDLMAHAMSDADPFGVQNWASANGVSRATAFRWFRSAYGVEPTRYRVEARARAAWQMIISSKASLAEVAAVTGYADQAHMGRDVKAFTGRSPGVWRSGGGLQHSFKTEMH, encoded by the coding sequence ATGTCTGGCTTCCACTCAACACCCTGCAGCGCAATGGCGCCTGGCGTGACTATTCCACGTCACGTTCATGCACAAGCCTACGCCACCATCGTACTCGATGGTGGTTATCAGGAAGCAGGTGATGGTGGCCGCTGGGATGTGCGCTCCGGTGATGTTCTACTGCATGCGCCGTTTTCGGCGCATTGGGATCGAGTGACACTACGCGGTGCAAGGGTGTTGAATTTGCCTTTACCGGTGCCCATCCAATTCTCCGCATGCGGACAGGTTGATGATCTTGATCTGGTCATCCGTTTGATCATGCGCGATCAGGCAGAAGCGGCAACCGCGCTCATGCAGAATTGGCGTCAGACTCAAAACGCACTGAACGACGCGCCGGACCTCATGGCGCACGCAATGTCGGATGCCGATCCGTTTGGCGTCCAGAACTGGGCATCGGCAAATGGCGTGTCGCGCGCAACGGCATTCCGCTGGTTTCGTTCTGCCTACGGTGTTGAACCCACGCGATATCGTGTTGAAGCGCGTGCTCGCGCTGCCTGGCAGATGATCATATCCAGTAAGGCAAGTCTGGCTGAAGTCGCAGCGGTCACTGGTTATGCCGATCAGGCGCACATGGGCCGTGACGTCAAAGCCTTCACTGGTCGATCGCCCGGTGTCTGGCGTTCAGGCGGTGGATTGCAACATTCGTTCAAGACCGAGATGCACTAG
- a CDS encoding CPBP family intramembrane glutamic endopeptidase yields the protein MQAMLWPAREGARWLFKQHADWFHHQIWAFVGLAELFQIVAGLIAILIMKRLLPQADANLRWPSQRSYAGLAVFIGVVMAAIMLVADYWPQFLSHTPLKSDYEMTAIGVPGWLFVMFIAGPNEEIVFRGVLVGMLTVLIRGRLRLGRFEIPISGVIVSLLFGAAHYNSFFVDPLYQAVAQQLYAFAFGLTYVWLMERSRSLLAPMIAHGVSDLVEVGAVMLLAVA from the coding sequence ATGCAGGCGATGCTGTGGCCTGCCCGCGAAGGCGCGCGCTGGCTATTCAAGCAGCATGCGGACTGGTTTCATCATCAAATCTGGGCATTTGTCGGGCTGGCCGAATTATTCCAGATCGTGGCCGGACTCATTGCTATCCTGATCATGAAACGCCTGTTGCCGCAGGCAGATGCCAATCTTCGCTGGCCGTCGCAACGTAGCTACGCCGGACTGGCTGTATTTATCGGCGTCGTCATGGCGGCGATCATGCTGGTTGCGGATTATTGGCCACAATTTCTCAGCCACACTCCGCTCAAAAGCGATTACGAAATGACAGCTATCGGCGTTCCGGGCTGGCTTTTTGTGATGTTCATTGCCGGTCCCAACGAGGAAATCGTTTTTCGCGGCGTATTGGTCGGTATGTTGACGGTGCTGATTCGGGGGCGCCTACGACTAGGGCGATTCGAAATCCCGATCTCCGGCGTCATCGTCAGCCTGCTGTTCGGCGCTGCGCACTACAACAGCTTCTTTGTTGACCCGCTGTATCAGGCCGTCGCACAACAACTCTATGCTTTTGCCTTTGGACTAACCTACGTCTGGCTCATGGAACGCTCGCGCAGCCTGCTCGCACCGATGATCGCGCATGGAGTCAGCGATCTGGTGGAAGTGGGAGCGGTGATGCTGCTTGCTGTAGCTTGA
- a CDS encoding ArsR/SmtB family transcription factor encodes MHAEPTAVLKILSDPTRRAIFERLSRGGEMTVHALTDPSGVSQPAISKHLGALKEVGLVCGRRDGRETYYSAEPKALTPLIEWISFYSTFWNSRFDRLENLLKRMDQ; translated from the coding sequence ATGCACGCAGAACCGACGGCTGTTTTAAAAATCTTGTCGGATCCTACCCGGCGCGCAATTTTCGAGCGCTTGAGCAGAGGTGGGGAAATGACGGTGCACGCTCTGACGGATCCGTCGGGGGTGTCGCAACCTGCCATTTCGAAGCATCTCGGCGCGCTTAAGGAAGTTGGCCTGGTGTGCGGCCGGCGCGACGGACGGGAGACGTATTACAGCGCAGAGCCGAAAGCGCTGACGCCGCTGATTGAGTGGATCAGTTTTTATTCGACTTTCTGGAACAGCCGATTTGACCGCTTGGAAAACCTACTGAAGAGGATGGATCAATGA